The Punica granatum isolate Tunisia-2019 chromosome 4, ASM765513v2, whole genome shotgun sequence sequence ATCATAAGTAATCTGCAGTTACTCACTATACCTTGATTATTGAGAATGCAGTTCTTCGCTATAACTTCTTGATCATATAAAGGcatgccctttttttttttaatcctaaTATGCAGAAACCCAATTAGACCCCGACTAATTCGATCGAATTGAGTCGACCCACTAAGGAGTAAAGTTCTcccaacatgaattttttgtGTTTACAAAGGTTTGAACCTGAGATCTTGCTTTAGTGGAATAAGTGTCGAATCGCTTGAATCAACTCATGTTGGTTTAAAGGCATGCCTTTCATTATTAGATACATTTGTTAATTTGTTATCTGTAAATAGCGATCTCTCCCTTAGATCTTCAAGTCTTCAAGTCCGACCTATGAAAAATCACATCAGTaatgtttttccttttacGTATACTCAATCACTTGGTTTGAGAAAACATTTTTAGACCTTCCGCGATGTGTTCCACTTTAGTATTCCAAAATTTTTATCTAAACATTTCGATTCCAAAATGCATTCCTATTAAAGTACTTCAAGAGTAGTTGAGAGATTGCGAGTTCATTAGTTTTTGCTTCTCTTTTgtgttttagggttttaggctAAGACCATGCTAGCGACCCCGATAAGAGCGTGGGTGGCCGATGGGAGCCCCCCTATTCGAGGGATCCCAGTCACCGTTAGACCATGCCAGTGACCCCAATTTGGGGGTGGATGGCCGTACCGTCGGAGACACCCCCGACCCCCTTTTTGATTCCAGCCAGTctgcctttcttcttcttctttttttttaaataatttgatattattttttattttgttttatttattttaggtCCCTCAGATTGccttttataaaaattaccaCAGAAAATATCACCACGTCGACATTCCATCCATTTATACCGACGGCATGCTGTGTGatgaaaaaatgatttttttctcgtagtatcatgaaattattgaaattatGCTGTAGTGTGAAAactgaaaaaatttcatgctACTTGATATTACTTTTCCTACTCTTGTCAAatgttttataatattattctcATAATGTACTTGACCTTAATTTACGATCGATTTAGCTTAGATTTTTactatagaaaaataaagaagaaaaaagataagGTTTAAGATGGTGACCTCGGCAGCATCGAGCTTAGATATCCGAAGAAGGGTGGACATTAGGGGCATTTAGTTCGAGTATGGTTAGattatatgaaatatgaggattgaaaaaaaaattttaattatgtaatttttttctgaattaaaatttaaaatgtgatattattatatttagtaaattatattagattacgttgaatgataatatattatttatttttattgagaTGATTATGGATCCAATAATcgtaatttctattataatCTATTAACTTTACATGTTTTGAATGTAAAATTTTGTTGTAAAGTTCTAACTtaaacaaataattataatcTTTATAAATAAAGGTAGTAAAATAATAGGTAAAGTTCCAACTTTACCAACAAACGACCCCTAGAAACTTTAAAGAGCTGAAGATTGAAATTGAGCAAACCAAGAAGGCTGCAGACATTAAATGACTTGCTTTGGATGGACGTACAGAGCGAAGATTAAAGTTCCATTTCCAAGAACatcaaaaaaacaaacaagTCAACCGGCTTACAATAATACAAACAAAAACATTGAAGTCTActtacgtttttttttttttcccggatGAATGAAGTCTACTTACTGGCAATGTCTACGGAGGTACGTCATTGCTTAGATGAAGATATTTCGGATTTGACTCTTATCGGCTCGATTTGAGCATCCCTTTGTTGACCTTTTAACGATTTGAGCATCCCTTTCtttaccttttattttctctttattaAGTTTATGTATCACCTtgtaatccaaaaaaaataaagtatgCAAGAAGAATTATAGGGACTCAATTTACAATTTAAGGTAGTTTATGAACTTAATAGATAAATataggaaaataaatataagaataCGAAAAGTCTTACTTGTGAGAGTCAGGCACACAAACTCTTGATTTATAGATTATTAAGAACGTGTACGCCCCCGTTTTTGCATTTTAACAACtaacaaaaattaaatgttGGATGGAGACTTCTTAAACTTGCAATTGATGAGCTTTTATGACATCGGACCTCGATAATTCGGTATTTAGTATTTACAGCCTGAGGGCCTACTCTGCTTCCTTATAAAATGGGCCTAAACCTTCTCCCTTCCTGGTCTGTCCGTCATCAACTCAAACAgcaaaaggaaatggaaaagaaggCGCCTCTACTGGCTATCTTGATGATTTTCTTGCTTGTGACAATCATGCGAGCTGAGGCGTCTTGCCCATCGTATGGCAGCGAGTGCAGTGGCTGTATCACCGAGCGGATGAAGTACGGGTGCCCTAGGTGCCGTCCCCTCCTCAAATGCATGGCCCGGTGCCTGTGGGGTGGGAGATCACGAGCCCTGTGCACGAAGAGGTGTGACTGCAACAGCAGCAAGGGTAAGCCGAGGTTGTCCGATTGCAAGAAGTGCATGTCCAAGTGCAGATGCAGCTGTATGTCCTAGATAAGTCCAATGTTTGGTGTTTCATCAAATGTGGTATGTGACTTTCCTATGTTGAAAGCAAGGCTGCATGCTTTTCTGTTTAAGGTGGATCCCGTAGAAAGGACAGGTAGAATGCCTATTGTCAGACTGTTTTGACAAACATAGGTAACCGAACCATCGCAGCTGATATAATTGTTTGATGTAGCTCGTGAATACATGACTAAGATGCAAGGAGAATTGACGTGATTAGATCCACTCTAGAGACTTAAGTCCTTTTAAAGTTTGTCCAGGACTCGAACCCGCACTCGTTGTGAGGAGTAGATAATACATAAGGAGATGAAAATATCTGCTAAATAAACCTGAAATATTGGTAATGTGCTTATCTGATTATACTTGCGGAGAGAGTAAGCGGTAAGAATTAAGAAAGTTAGATCGACGTAGAACCTGCCAGTTCGATGAAACAATTAGTTTACATGGCAAATGGACCAAATCAATGAACAAAATTGTTTCTATTAGAAGCCGAAGCCTATCCAGCCCAGGTACAAGCTCCTATTCCATCGATTCCTTGAGAATCAGATGCAGTGGAAACTTGCTAGTAAGATCTACAAAAGAATGTCAACGGAGAAGGAAGTAAGCAAGGCCGCAGTACAAATCATTACCTATTATACATAACTTATCAGCAAGCTTCGAACTCTTAACTTTTCCTAACTACAGAAACTCGTATTGCGTATTTCAACTCTATAACGTTCTATACACATGCATCCGGCAGATTCCGCAGACTTTTTGTCTGTAAGCCTTTCCTTGCAGCCGAGAACATCAAGATCCTTCCCCTGCAGACAAAGTAACTTCCCAAATTCTAGTCAAAATCCTCATCAAAATCAGATTTGATATCCATCTACCTCGTAGTTGTCATAATTAACCAGACGAAATAGTTGGCTTCACCATGTGCCGTATTAGTTCATGGCTACGCACTGTGCACATGACCCATATGCAACTCAATGACCACTGGGAACCACATAGAGTTAGCTGGTTCATCCTACTTGCTCGGCTGACTTTGACTATAACAATATGTAGATTTATGCAAGCACTTAGACCCATTGGAACCCTATGGGAAACCCCATGAGCATCAAACTCGTAACTTGATCTGCATGATGTTCAATCCATCTGACATGTCTTATCAAGACCCATGATCAAAGCAAGGATCACTCTTGCGCAATTTCTTACTTCTGTCACTTTTAGTTGCAAAGAGACTCCTTAACTTGCATGATTGCTTTTGGATCAAGTTGTACGTGGAAGGATGATGCCAGGCCACCAGAGAGAATCGGTCACCATATCTTCCGATGTCTTCCACCAGCAACTGCCAGATCAGGGCTCCTGCTCCTGCTTGCCTCTTCTTAGCAGAGTCATATACTTTGTCATAGATTGTCTTCAAGAAAACCTCTCTCTCATATACTCCTTTGGTATCATGCAAGGAGGATCCAACTTCAGTAAACAAAACGGGCTTCTTTAATGTGTTGTCCCCATCTTTTATATGAGAATCCACCCATTGCGAGAGATACTTCACTTTCGCTTCCAAATCTGCCTTCGGGATCCTAAACAGCAAATAGAAAGTGAACATAATATGAATGTAGAAAACAAGCGAGCTACATACAAAGCCAGGAGATTATTGCATTGTCTTATGCCGAAAATACACTAGCCCAATCAgattatataaaatacatGTCTATTTTGGACTCCACTGAACATGGGACCTTTCTGATCTTTCTACTGCAAGTGGCTTCACTTCACCATCATGGTTCAGATATCGATCagtaaattgaaaattttcattctgcaTATATAGTTGATAGTGATAGTAATCAGCATTCAGCACCATATTACATATGAAATATTCTTACTGAAATGTTTCTTAAGAAGCAATATGTTCGTAGTCATTATATTCGATCGGCAAATGAGTTAATGGTATTTACTGACCAGCTATCAGGGTATGCATGAACGGAGGCAAAATCTATGTCCTTGATGGCTGAATTCTGTAGAAAGTCGGTTCCAAGTGAAGCCGCCCATTCACCAGGATTTACTCCCAGTTTTCCTCCTGTGGCAGTGGCAGACCCATAAAATCCCTCAGTACCAACTGTCACAAGGTGTTTTGGGTCCAAGCTCTTAATAAATGCAGCCATCTCGGTAATCCAAGCCTGTGTGCCGCACAAGTGCAAGATCAGCACTTGAGcatattaattttccttttttttttctcttctaaaCATACAATATTGCCCAGAACAGTGCGCTTAGCTATGAGAATACACTTGCAGGTgcttcaataataattttcctttCCAAAATCCAAGAAATTTTTACCTCTAACTGTGCTATGAGTATACGAGCACCATCTCCATTAATCTTGGCcaatgaaataatatatatatatatatatatatatataattatttatatacatattattatGCAGGGAGAAGTGTATAATTTTATATCCTTTGAAGGTAGAACAATAAAGGGAAATATGGTGTATCACGCAATCTTTCTCTCTATCTAGAAACTTGTGACCACCTAGAGAAACTTCCAAAGTGAAACAACTCGTCAAGATAATGTCAAAGTAAACATTATGACCTGAAGGATGGGGGAGGATGAACTCGATGAACAACGCGGTTCGTTCATCAGCTCCCAGGCAAATATAGCAGGTTCGGCAAAATAACGAACTCCACTTAAAGAGTTTTTCCTTGTCACAATTGCCTGTAGAGAGCAAAGTACATAGCAAGAGACTGAAATTACCAATCCCGACGCACAAAGAAAGAGGAGATGCAtaaccaaaataaataaatagaaaagaaagaaatgaaaaacagagagaaaaaCTGAAAGAATACTCGAATCGGATTCTGACATACTACCTAGATAAACAGAGTCACAGCACAAAATGGGTGTTTATTTTGCACTAACCATTCGGTTCAAT is a genomic window containing:
- the LOC116205447 gene encoding uncharacterized protein LOC116205447, which produces MGLNLLPSWSVRHQLKQQKEMEKKAPLLAILMIFLLVTIMRAEASCPSYGSECSGCITERMKYGCPRCRPLLKCMARCLWGGRSRALCTKRCDCNSSKGKPRLSDCKKCMSKCRCSCMS
- the LOC116205446 gene encoding mannan endo-1,4-beta-mannosidase 6-like, whose amino-acid sequence is MEPGCRGRTLYPALGILSILFFFYLNSDLPSFSFPALWLPTMGFVGTNSTHFVEAEGQLQSTLYVNGWNSYWLMEESVWGNSRRRVSKMLRKGAEMGMTVCRTWAFSDGGDGAAALQTSPGVFNERVFKGLDYVIVEARRNRVRLILSLVNNLDAYGGKAQYVRWAREAGLNVSSTDSFFAHPTIKDYYKAYIKAIVTRKNSLSGVRYFAEPAIFAWELMNEPRCSSSSSSPILQAWITEMAAFIKSLDPKHLVTVGTEGFYGSATATGGKLGVNPGEWAASLGTDFLQNSAIKDIDFASVHAYPDSWIPKADLEAKVKYLSQWVDSHIKDGDNTLKKPVLFTEVGSSLHDTKGVYEREVFLKTIYDKVYDSAKKRQAGAGALIWQLLVEDIGRYGDRFSLVAWHHPSTYNLIQKQSCKLRSLFATKSDRSKKLRKSDPCFDHGS